The following coding sequences are from one Hyalangium gracile window:
- a CDS encoding non-ribosomal peptide synthetase: MSSTNSTPKPLPEDQRAELARLLRERKQQLHRFPLSSAQQRLWFLDQLSPGNTSYVVPVYYRLRGTLDTAALGAALDGIVRRHDVLRTRFIGAEGAGAQIVSPTGNAPLEITDLAGLPAEERERRIEALITAELERPFDLTSGPLFRARLFVVDAEESRLLLTMHHIISDGWSIGVLVREMAALYTAALQKGPEPLPPLPIQYADFAVWQSRKLREGGLEAQAAYWSRQLANPPSELALPADKPRPAVWAPRGAALTFELPEALTPRVQALAQEEGLTPFMLFLAAFQALLSRYTGQEDIWVGSPIANRNRKELEGLIGFFVNSLVMRGDLSGDPTARELFRRTRRVALDAYAHQDYPFEKLVEELSPERGLGLHPLFQVMFAVQNAPYEGLNLPRLALEQLLLPITSTRFDLEMHLWDDRGRFKGILFYSAERFLRETATRIIGHFVTLLEGMVREPDRRLSTFSLVTPSERAALQRWNETSRPFPSDRSLASLFEEQVRRAPEAVALRCAGTTLTYAELNRRANRLARWLRLQGVRPDDTVGLRLERGVELVVALVAIIKGGGAYVPLDPDLPPERLRTVLEDARVRLVLDSATVVPEDLDSADLPDVVSPDNLAYIVFTSGSTGRPKGVGVSHRSIVRLVKETDYVQLGPDDCVLQGSTVSFDAATFEIWGPLLNGGRLVIVQKDELLTPTRLRATLREERVTAMFLTTAVFNQFARESVDLFAGIPNVLFGGEAADTSLVRRVLQHAAPGRLLHVYGPTETTTYATWAWLREVPPEGSLLPIGQPLANTEAWLLDARMQPVPPGVPGELYLGGPGVARGYVGRPDLTAERFVPHPLGPPGSRLYRTGDICRRRADGALEFLGRRDHQIKVRGHRIELGEVEAVLRSCPAVSDAVVLLREDLPGGPGLVAYAAPAAEATASTTAGTDQRVSEWRMVFEERIYGQERERPVGFDTIGWNSSYTGDPLPAGQMREWLDDTVSRVASLRARRVLELGCGTGMILLAPEVRCERYVGTDISPGVLDTLRGQVDALGLSGVTLLCRSASDFSGLEPRAFDAVVLNSVVQYFPDLGYLREVIEGAIDRLADGGSLFLGDLRSHSLLEAFHASVQLFRAAPDEPARQVRARVEQAIDGERELFVDPAFFAALARRHPRVRSVRIRLKRGPSRNELTAFRYAAILEIGERQSAPASPPTLDWATRKLTLSTLRGLIQAEQPERVLVTNVPNRRVWREVRLAEALAIPGSRSTRELLESHAEDGVEPAHLRASLEELGYEVEIGWSPARDRVDVALRRSGAAPVPLPIEVLDESARAWETFGNDPLRAWKDLRRMGQIREHLARSLPDYMIPARIQVLPSLPLTAVGKVDRMRLAAMELPGHGGDRAFTPPRTATESTLATLWADLLAIDRVGVGDDFFALGGHSLLATQLVVRVRERFGVELPLRSLFEDPTLEGLAARIDRERGSAPLPTIAPASRTGSLPLSFAQQRLWFLDQLSPGNPFYNVSWSIALDGRLDHEALRAALREIVRRHESLRTVLRASDGEPVQVILETVDVPLPIHDLRGHTPEQRRQEARRLAMEEAHRPFELSRGPVFRASLTRLDEESHVLTLAMHHIVSDGWSIGVFNRELAALYRAFRLGRPSPLPELPIQYADFAVWQRAHLEGERLKPHLDYWRSRLDGVPALELPTDRPRPSVQTYRGATLVLSLGSELSQALESLTQARGSTLYMALLAAFQTLLHRYTGQQDIAVGSPIANRSRQELEGLIGFFVNSLVMRGDLSGDPRFTDLLERTREAALGAFAHQDLPFERLVQELQPDRELSRNPLFQVMFAVQNAPSVAPDLEGLTLRPLTDLPATTRFDLELHVWKAEQDLRCMLVYSTDLFDEPTMRRFAGHYRTLLEGIVAAPERRLSELPLLSDDERAELVLWNETRRSQPELPDIGALFAEQARATPEALAVEYGAKRLTYRELHQRAERLARHLIQLGVRPDEPVALLLDRSEQLITAMVAVVRAGAAYLPIDPSNPPAHSTFLLRDTEARLVLTEAAHAASAAALVEALAPAYPTVVRVDAELPEPPALPLPPGDPDRLAYVTYTSGSTGRPKGVAVTHRGVVRLVRNAGTLQIQVGERVAQLANVAFDAATFEVWGSLLNGGAVVGISREQVLSPQELSSALRELRIQSMFVTSALFSQVVREEPEAFASVERLLVGGEAMDPRWARECLQRGAPRRFFNAYGPTETTTFATLQEVSEVPEGVGSIPIGRPIANTTAHVLDEHLRPVPTGVPGELYLGGPGLARCYWRRPELTAERMIPDPTGSTPGARLYRTGDLVRRRADGSLDFLRRLDAQVKIRGHRIEPGEVEALLTESPQVAQAAVVVRDDLPGGRGLAAYVVARDEASPAHEASEGTGSTVRDHVDAWSMVFDDRIYGSGEPAAEVGFDLSGWRSSYTGEPIPAEQMREWLDDTLTTLRSRQPSRILELGCGTGMLLLGLARECQSYVGTDISSVVLGRLGSQVQALGLGGKVRLARRSADDFTGLEPRAFDAVLLNSVVQYFPSVDYLVDVVEKAVERLADGGFLFLGDLRSHPLMGVFHQSVQLHRAADDTPADVLQARARRAAEEDEELYVDPALFATLATRLPRVRGVRIRLQRGHAHSELTRFRYSAILEVGAASSGQEPRPVRWLDWGTEVRTTEALQRLLSSNGSETVGLLRVPNARLASLVAVAHRLDGEDPSLTAADLRPLKDDTAVDPTWLQEQGEARGWRVDVAWSAGDAEGRMDVLLTQGLGPAELPRLPVEHSARPSASTASFANHPMRARRDKALVARLKQELSARLPDYMVPRHLAVLERMPLTPQGKLDRRALPAPDGERRQVSRDFVAPRTPLERTIARIFEEVLGVERIGARDDFFLLGGHSLLATQVVSRLREAVGLQLRLQTLFEHSVVERLAQAVENLRWVTDTTTPPPSSADYESGEL; this comes from the coding sequence ATGAGCTCCACGAACTCCACTCCCAAGCCTCTTCCCGAGGACCAGCGCGCGGAACTGGCGCGGCTGCTCCGCGAGCGCAAGCAGCAGCTCCACCGCTTCCCGCTGTCCTCGGCCCAGCAGCGACTGTGGTTCCTGGACCAGCTCAGCCCGGGCAACACCAGCTACGTCGTGCCCGTGTACTACCGCCTGCGAGGCACGCTCGACACGGCGGCGCTCGGCGCGGCGCTCGACGGCATCGTCCGGCGGCACGACGTCCTGCGCACCCGCTTCATCGGCGCGGAGGGAGCCGGCGCGCAGATCGTCTCCCCCACCGGAAACGCCCCCCTGGAGATCACCGATCTTGCGGGCCTGCCCGCCGAGGAGCGGGAGCGGCGCATCGAGGCGCTCATCACCGCCGAGCTGGAGCGGCCTTTCGATCTGACGAGCGGGCCGCTGTTCCGCGCGCGCCTCTTCGTGGTGGACGCCGAGGAGAGCCGGCTGCTGCTCACGATGCACCACATCATCTCCGACGGCTGGTCCATCGGCGTGCTCGTCCGGGAGATGGCGGCGCTCTACACGGCGGCGCTCCAGAAGGGCCCGGAGCCCCTGCCACCGCTGCCCATCCAGTACGCGGACTTCGCCGTGTGGCAGTCGCGCAAGCTGCGCGAGGGCGGGCTGGAGGCCCAGGCGGCGTACTGGAGCCGGCAGCTCGCGAATCCTCCCTCGGAGCTGGCGCTGCCCGCGGACAAGCCCCGGCCTGCCGTCTGGGCTCCTCGCGGCGCGGCGCTCACCTTCGAGCTGCCCGAGGCGCTCACGCCCCGCGTGCAGGCCCTGGCGCAGGAAGAGGGCCTCACGCCGTTCATGCTCTTCCTGGCGGCCTTCCAGGCGCTGCTGTCCCGCTACACCGGACAGGAGGACATCTGGGTCGGCTCGCCCATCGCCAACCGAAACCGCAAGGAGCTGGAGGGGCTGATCGGCTTCTTCGTCAACAGCCTGGTGATGCGCGGGGACCTGTCGGGAGATCCGACGGCGAGGGAGCTGTTCCGCCGCACCCGGCGCGTGGCGCTCGACGCCTACGCCCACCAGGACTACCCCTTCGAGAAGCTGGTGGAGGAGCTGAGCCCGGAGCGAGGCCTGGGCCTGCACCCGCTCTTCCAGGTGATGTTCGCCGTGCAGAACGCGCCCTATGAGGGGCTGAACCTGCCCAGGCTCGCGCTGGAGCAGCTCCTGCTGCCCATCACGAGCACGCGGTTCGATCTGGAGATGCACCTCTGGGACGACCGGGGCCGCTTCAAGGGCATCCTCTTCTACTCGGCCGAGCGCTTCCTCCGGGAGACGGCGACCCGCATCATCGGGCACTTCGTGACCCTGCTGGAGGGCATGGTGCGAGAGCCCGACCGGCGCCTCTCCACCTTCTCCCTGGTCACCCCGAGCGAGCGGGCCGCGCTCCAGCGCTGGAACGAGACTTCCCGGCCGTTCCCCTCGGACCGGAGCCTGGCCTCCCTCTTCGAGGAGCAGGTGCGCCGAGCCCCCGAGGCCGTGGCGCTCCGGTGTGCCGGGACCACGCTCACCTACGCCGAGCTGAACCGCCGAGCGAACCGGCTGGCTCGCTGGCTCCGGCTCCAGGGCGTGCGCCCCGACGACACCGTGGGCCTGCGCCTGGAGCGCGGGGTGGAGCTGGTGGTGGCGCTCGTGGCCATCATCAAGGGGGGCGGAGCCTATGTGCCGCTCGATCCCGACCTGCCTCCCGAGCGCCTGAGGACCGTCCTGGAGGACGCACGCGTCCGGCTGGTGCTGGACTCCGCCACGGTGGTGCCAGAGGACCTGGACAGCGCGGACCTGCCGGACGTCGTCTCTCCGGACAACCTCGCGTACATCGTCTTCACGTCGGGCTCGACGGGGCGACCCAAGGGCGTCGGGGTCTCCCACCGCTCCATCGTCCGGCTGGTGAAGGAGACGGACTACGTCCAGCTGGGGCCGGACGACTGCGTGCTCCAGGGCTCGACCGTGTCCTTCGACGCGGCCACCTTCGAGATCTGGGGGCCGCTGCTGAACGGCGGGCGGCTGGTCATCGTCCAGAAGGACGAGCTGCTCACCCCCACACGGCTGCGCGCCACGCTGCGTGAGGAGCGCGTCACGGCGATGTTCCTCACCACCGCCGTGTTCAACCAGTTCGCCCGCGAGTCGGTGGATCTCTTCGCGGGCATCCCGAACGTCCTCTTCGGCGGCGAGGCGGCCGACACCTCCCTGGTGCGCCGAGTGCTCCAGCACGCCGCGCCAGGGCGCCTGCTCCACGTCTACGGTCCCACCGAGACGACGACGTACGCGACGTGGGCCTGGTTGCGCGAGGTGCCTCCCGAAGGCTCGCTGCTGCCCATCGGCCAGCCCCTGGCCAACACCGAGGCCTGGCTGCTCGACGCGCGCATGCAGCCGGTGCCGCCCGGAGTGCCGGGAGAGCTGTACCTCGGTGGCCCTGGTGTGGCGCGCGGCTATGTCGGCCGGCCGGACCTCACCGCCGAGCGCTTCGTCCCCCACCCTCTCGGCCCTCCGGGCAGCCGGCTCTACCGCACGGGAGACATCTGCCGCCGCCGCGCCGATGGGGCGCTCGAGTTCCTGGGGCGCAGGGATCATCAGATCAAGGTCCGCGGCCACCGCATCGAGCTGGGCGAGGTGGAGGCGGTGCTCCGGAGCTGCCCGGCTGTCTCGGACGCGGTGGTGCTTCTGCGCGAGGATCTGCCCGGAGGCCCGGGGCTCGTCGCCTACGCGGCCCCAGCGGCCGAGGCCACTGCCAGCACCACGGCCGGCACGGACCAGCGAGTCTCCGAGTGGAGGATGGTGTTCGAGGAGCGCATCTACGGCCAGGAGCGCGAGCGCCCGGTCGGCTTCGACACCATCGGGTGGAACAGCAGCTATACCGGCGACCCGCTCCCCGCCGGACAGATGCGCGAGTGGCTCGATGACACGGTGAGCCGCGTCGCCTCCCTGCGGGCCCGTCGGGTGCTGGAGCTCGGCTGCGGAACGGGGATGATCCTCCTCGCCCCCGAGGTCCGGTGCGAGCGGTACGTCGGCACGGACATCTCTCCGGGCGTGCTCGACACGCTGCGGGGCCAGGTGGACGCGCTCGGCTTGAGCGGCGTGACGCTGCTGTGCCGCTCGGCGTCGGACTTCTCGGGGCTCGAGCCTCGCGCCTTCGACGCGGTGGTCCTCAACTCCGTGGTGCAGTACTTCCCCGATCTCGGCTACCTGCGCGAGGTGATCGAGGGCGCCATCGACCGGCTGGCGGACGGCGGCTCGCTCTTCCTCGGAGACCTGCGCAGCCACTCGCTCCTGGAAGCCTTCCACGCCTCCGTGCAGCTCTTCCGCGCAGCGCCGGACGAGCCCGCCCGCCAGGTGCGTGCCCGGGTCGAGCAGGCCATCGATGGCGAGCGCGAGCTGTTCGTCGACCCAGCCTTCTTCGCCGCGCTCGCGCGTCGCCACCCCCGGGTGCGCTCGGTGCGCATCCGCCTCAAGCGGGGCCCGAGCCGCAACGAGCTCACGGCCTTCCGGTACGCGGCCATCCTGGAGATCGGCGAGCGTCAGTCCGCCCCCGCCTCGCCGCCCACCCTGGACTGGGCGACGCGGAAGCTCACCCTGTCCACGCTGCGAGGCCTCATCCAGGCGGAGCAGCCTGAGCGCGTCCTCGTGACCAACGTGCCCAACCGCCGAGTGTGGCGGGAGGTCCGGCTGGCCGAGGCGCTCGCTATCCCGGGCTCCCGCTCCACCCGCGAGCTGCTGGAGTCCCACGCGGAGGACGGCGTGGAGCCGGCCCACCTGCGCGCCAGCCTGGAAGAGCTCGGCTACGAGGTGGAGATCGGCTGGTCGCCCGCGCGCGACCGGGTGGACGTGGCGCTGCGCCGGTCAGGAGCGGCTCCCGTGCCGCTGCCCATCGAGGTGCTCGACGAGAGCGCCCGCGCCTGGGAGACGTTCGGAAACGATCCGCTGCGCGCGTGGAAGGATCTGCGCCGCATGGGACAGATCCGCGAGCACCTGGCCCGCTCTCTCCCGGACTACATGATCCCCGCGCGCATCCAGGTGCTACCGAGCCTGCCGCTCACGGCGGTCGGCAAGGTGGACCGCATGCGGCTGGCCGCCATGGAGCTGCCGGGCCACGGCGGAGACCGGGCCTTCACGCCACCGCGCACCGCCACCGAGTCCACGCTCGCCACGCTCTGGGCGGACCTGCTCGCCATCGACCGGGTGGGCGTGGGGGACGACTTCTTCGCGCTGGGCGGACACTCGCTGCTGGCCACCCAGCTCGTGGTGCGTGTGCGCGAGCGCTTCGGGGTGGAGCTGCCACTGCGCAGCCTCTTCGAGGATCCAACCCTGGAGGGGCTCGCCGCGCGCATCGACCGCGAGCGAGGCTCCGCGCCGTTGCCCACCATCGCTCCGGCCTCCCGGACGGGCTCCCTGCCGCTCTCCTTCGCGCAGCAGCGCCTGTGGTTCCTGGACCAGCTCTCGCCCGGCAACCCCTTCTACAACGTGTCCTGGAGCATCGCCCTGGACGGCCGCCTGGACCACGAGGCCCTCCGCGCCGCGCTGCGGGAGATCGTCCGGCGCCACGAGTCCCTCCGCACGGTGCTGCGCGCCTCGGACGGCGAGCCAGTGCAGGTCATCCTCGAGACGGTGGATGTCCCGCTGCCGATCCACGATCTGCGCGGCCACACTCCCGAGCAGCGGCGCCAGGAGGCCCGACGCCTGGCGATGGAGGAGGCGCACCGTCCCTTCGAGCTCTCCCGCGGGCCGGTGTTCCGCGCGAGCCTCACCCGGCTGGACGAGGAGTCCCACGTCCTCACGCTGGCCATGCACCACATCGTCTCGGATGGGTGGTCCATCGGCGTGTTCAACCGCGAGCTGGCCGCGCTCTACCGGGCCTTCCGGCTGGGCCGTCCGTCTCCCCTGCCGGAGCTGCCCATCCAGTACGCGGACTTCGCCGTGTGGCAGCGCGCGCACCTGGAGGGTGAGCGGCTGAAGCCGCACCTGGACTACTGGCGCTCGCGGCTCGACGGCGTCCCCGCGCTCGAGCTCCCCACGGATCGGCCGCGCCCCTCGGTGCAGACGTACCGGGGCGCCACGCTGGTGCTGTCGCTCGGGTCCGAGCTGAGCCAGGCGCTGGAGTCCCTCACGCAGGCCCGGGGCTCCACGCTCTACATGGCGCTGCTCGCCGCCTTCCAGACGCTGCTCCACCGCTACACCGGGCAGCAGGACATCGCCGTCGGCTCGCCCATCGCCAACCGCAGCCGCCAGGAGCTGGAGGGCCTCATCGGCTTCTTCGTCAACAGCCTGGTGATGCGCGGCGATCTCTCCGGAGACCCACGCTTCACGGACCTGCTGGAGCGGACGCGCGAGGCCGCGCTCGGCGCCTTCGCGCACCAGGATCTGCCCTTCGAGCGGCTGGTGCAGGAGCTCCAGCCCGACCGCGAGCTGAGCCGCAACCCGCTCTTCCAGGTGATGTTCGCCGTGCAGAACGCGCCCTCGGTGGCGCCGGACCTGGAGGGCCTGACGCTGAGGCCCCTCACCGACCTGCCGGCGACGACCCGCTTCGACCTGGAGCTGCACGTCTGGAAGGCCGAGCAGGACCTGCGCTGCATGCTCGTCTACAGCACCGACCTGTTCGACGAGCCCACCATGCGTCGGTTCGCCGGCCACTACCGCACGCTGCTGGAGGGCATCGTCGCCGCGCCGGAGCGCCGCCTCTCGGAGCTGCCCCTGCTGAGCGATGACGAGCGCGCGGAGCTGGTGCTCTGGAACGAGACGCGCCGCTCCCAGCCGGAGCTTCCGGACATCGGCGCGCTCTTCGCCGAGCAGGCCCGGGCCACCCCCGAGGCGCTGGCGGTGGAGTACGGCGCGAAGCGGCTGACGTACCGGGAGCTCCACCAGCGCGCGGAGCGGCTGGCCCGTCACCTCATCCAGCTCGGCGTCCGCCCGGACGAGCCCGTGGCGCTGCTGCTGGACCGCTCGGAGCAGCTCATCACCGCCATGGTCGCGGTGGTGCGAGCGGGCGCGGCCTACCTCCCCATCGATCCATCGAACCCGCCAGCGCACTCCACGTTCCTGCTGCGCGATACCGAAGCGCGCCTGGTGCTCACCGAGGCTGCGCACGCGGCCAGCGCGGCGGCCCTCGTGGAGGCACTGGCCCCCGCGTATCCGACCGTGGTGAGGGTGGACGCGGAGCTGCCCGAGCCCCCAGCGCTCCCCCTGCCCCCTGGAGATCCCGACCGGCTCGCCTATGTCACCTACACCTCTGGCTCCACGGGCCGTCCCAAGGGCGTGGCGGTCACCCATCGGGGCGTGGTGAGGCTCGTCCGCAACGCGGGCACCTTGCAGATCCAGGTCGGGGAGCGAGTGGCGCAGCTGGCCAACGTGGCCTTCGACGCGGCGACGTTCGAGGTCTGGGGCTCGCTGCTCAATGGCGGAGCGGTGGTGGGCATCTCCCGGGAGCAGGTGCTGTCACCGCAGGAGCTGTCCTCGGCACTGAGGGAGCTGCGCATCCAGTCGATGTTCGTGACGAGCGCCCTGTTCTCCCAGGTCGTGCGAGAGGAACCGGAGGCCTTCGCCTCGGTGGAGCGGCTGCTGGTGGGCGGCGAGGCCATGGATCCCCGCTGGGCGCGCGAGTGCCTCCAGCGCGGGGCGCCTCGGCGATTCTTCAACGCCTACGGCCCCACCGAGACGACGACCTTCGCCACCCTCCAGGAGGTCTCCGAGGTGCCAGAAGGCGTGGGCTCGATTCCCATCGGACGGCCCATCGCCAACACCACGGCGCACGTGCTGGACGAGCACCTGCGCCCGGTGCCCACGGGAGTGCCGGGCGAGCTGTACCTCGGCGGCCCTGGCCTGGCGCGCTGCTACTGGCGCCGTCCGGAGCTGACCGCGGAGCGGATGATCCCTGATCCCACCGGGAGCACTCCCGGGGCGCGGCTCTACCGCACGGGAGACCTCGTGCGACGTCGAGCGGACGGCTCCCTGGACTTCCTGCGCCGCCTGGACGCGCAGGTGAAGATCCGCGGCCACCGCATCGAGCCGGGAGAGGTGGAGGCGCTGCTGACCGAGAGCCCCCAGGTGGCCCAGGCCGCCGTGGTCGTCCGAGACGATCTGCCGGGAGGACGTGGACTGGCGGCCTACGTGGTGGCCCGCGACGAGGCCTCACCCGCGCACGAAGCCAGCGAAGGCACGGGAAGCACCGTGCGCGACCACGTGGACGCCTGGAGCATGGTCTTCGACGACCGGATCTACGGCTCCGGCGAGCCCGCCGCGGAGGTCGGCTTCGATCTCTCCGGCTGGCGCAGCTCCTACACGGGCGAGCCCATCCCCGCGGAGCAGATGCGCGAGTGGCTCGACGACACGCTGACCACGCTGCGGAGCCGCCAGCCGTCGCGCATCCTCGAGCTCGGCTGCGGCACGGGCATGCTCCTGCTGGGGCTGGCGCGCGAGTGCCAGTCCTACGTGGGCACGGACATCTCCTCGGTGGTGCTCGGGCGGCTCGGGTCGCAGGTGCAGGCGCTCGGGCTGGGCGGCAAGGTGCGGCTGGCGCGGCGCTCGGCGGATGACTTCACCGGGCTGGAGCCCCGGGCGTTCGACGCGGTGCTCTTGAACTCCGTGGTGCAGTACTTCCCCAGCGTCGACTACCTGGTGGACGTGGTGGAGAAGGCCGTCGAGCGGCTCGCCGACGGTGGCTTCCTCTTCCTCGGAGACCTGCGCAGCCATCCGCTGATGGGAGTGTTCCACCAGTCCGTGCAGCTCCACCGGGCGGCGGACGACACTCCGGCGGACGTGCTCCAGGCCCGCGCTCGACGCGCCGCCGAGGAGGACGAGGAGCTGTACGTCGACCCTGCCCTCTTCGCCACCCTGGCCACCCGGCTGCCTCGCGTGCGCGGCGTGCGCATCCGCCTCCAGCGTGGGCACGCCCACAGCGAGCTGACCCGCTTCCGCTACAGCGCCATCCTCGAGGTGGGCGCCGCGTCGAGCGGGCAGGAGCCGCGCCCCGTGCGCTGGCTCGACTGGGGCACCGAGGTCCGCACCACCGAGGCGCTCCAGCGCCTGCTCTCCTCGAACGGGTCCGAGACAGTGGGGCTGCTGCGTGTGCCCAACGCGAGGCTCGCGAGCCTGGTTGCCGTGGCGCACCGCTTGGACGGAGAGGATCCGAGCCTCACCGCCGCCGACCTGCGCCCCCTGAAGGACGACACCGCGGTGGATCCCACCTGGCTACAGGAGCAGGGAGAAGCGCGCGGGTGGCGGGTGGATGTCGCGTGGTCGGCCGGAGACGCGGAGGGGCGGATGGACGTGCTCCTCACGCAAGGGCTCGGACCGGCGGAGCTGCCGCGCCTGCCGGTGGAGCACTCGGCGCGCCCCTCGGCCAGCACCGCGAGCTTCGCCAACCACCCGATGCGCGCGCGCCGGGACAAGGCGCTGGTGGCCCGGCTCAAGCAGGAGCTGTCCGCCCGCCTGCCGGACTACATGGTGCCCCGTCACCTCGCCGTGCTGGAACGGATGCCGCTGACGCCCCAGGGCAAGCTGGACCGGCGAGCCCTGCCCGCTCCCGACGGAGAGCGGCGCCAGGTGTCGCGGGACTTCGTGGCGCCTCGCACGCCCCTGGAGCGCACCATCGCACGCATCTTCGAAGAGGTGCTCGGCGTGGAGCGCATCGGCGCGCGAGACGACTTCTTCCTGCTCGGCGGACACTCGCTGCTGGCCACCCAGGTGGTGTCCCGGCTGCGAGAGGCCGTGGGGCTCCAGCTTCGCCTGCAGACCCTCTTCGAGCACTCCGTGGTGGAGCGCCTCGCCCAGGCCGTGGAGAACCTGCGCTGGGTGACGGACACCACCACGCCTCCCCCTTCCTCCGCCGACTACGAGTCAGGTGAGCTATGA